The Mauremys reevesii isolate NIE-2019 linkage group 21, ASM1616193v1, whole genome shotgun sequence genome has a window encoding:
- the LACTBL1 gene encoding putative beta-lactamase-like 1 — protein sequence MEVKWIHVALIFFFLLSVAMMGCFLWQYSLPKEEPGPSAMEVRSEAIQMCPRYPEPVPLDHPIPVLKDALEKVDMLLRHKIHSPGLPAMSAIVIYNDTVLWTGNFGKKNGSDPFSAVPNEYTIYRIASISKIFPTIMLYKLWEDGKVTSLDDPLERYAQSFIIKNPLGRLKESEQRYTADGLIFLEKGSLPLKPSPVTLRRMASQLSGLPRRLRSSSLLWRGSTQDALALLKDDVLVVDPGTRCHYSNLAFSLMAHVLADHAAEGEYQRWVSENILDRLGMEDTGFDITPPIRSQMAVGFYSSGQPAPLYDLGWYRPSGQMYSTAADLAKLAMVFLGTYHRRLLEPDTVKTMLTPLFKCSSEYFANKTGTPWEINEQLGYDIIRKDGDLDGYSATFSLVPKLRLSFIVLMAGPRPQGGDIVTQTYEYLIPAMETAFREAEKSVSPPPNPTPYVGYYTYSNLTFYEIKVGPTGALVMQQFGPHIEELIPENYRTIKLHHLEDRVFQVVFDKEFPCILRLGSASVSLETQDGQLFNFYPFDRKGLSPGFDAPGLNTYNVVRIHRKPVFYS from the exons ATGGAAGTGAAGTGGATCCATGTGGCACTAATCTTCTTTTTCCTGCTGTCTGTGGCCATGATGGGCTGCTTCCTGTGGCAGTACAGCCTCCCCAAGGAGGAGCCCG GCCCATCTGCAATGGAGGTGAGATCAGAAGCAATTCAGATGTGTCCCCGCTATCCAGAACCTGTACCACTGGACCACCCAATCCCAGTCCTGAAGGATGCGCTGGAGAAG GTGGACATGCTTCTGCGCCATAAAATCCATAGCCCAGGCCTCCCTGCCATGTCTGCCATTGTTATCTACAATGACACTGTGCTCTGGACAGGCAACTTTGGGAAGAAGAATGGCTCTGACCCCTTCTCAGCAGTGCCCAATGAGTACACCATTTACAG GATTGCCAGCATCTCCAAGATCTTCCCCACTATCATGCTCTACAAACTGTGGGAGGACGGGAAGGTGACATCGCTGGATGATCCTTTGGAACGCTATGCCCAGAGCTTCATTATTAAAAATCCTCTGGGGCGACTCAAGGAATCTGAACAAAGATACACAGCGGATGGGCTGATCTTCCTGGAGAAGGGGTCGCTGCCACTCAAGCCATCGCCTGTTACACTGCGCAGGATGGCTAGCCAGCTCTCAG GGCTGCCCAGGAGGCTGCGGTCCAGCAGCCTGCTGTGGAGAGGAAGCACACAAGATGCCCTCGCTCTCCTGAAGGATGACGTTCTGGTAGTCGACCCAGGAACCAG GTGCCATTACAGTAATTTGGCCTTCTCTCTGATGGCCCACGTGTTGGCAGATCATGCCGCCGAAGGGGAGTACCAGCGGTGGGTCTCAGAGAATATCCTGGACCGCTTGGGCATGGAGGACACTGGCTTTGATATCACACCACCAATCCGTTCCCAAATGGCGGTCGGGTTCTATAGCAGTGGGCAGCCTGCCCCCCTTTATGACTTGGGCTGGTACAGGCCATCTGGCCAGATGTACTCCACAGCCGCTGACCTTGCCAAGCTGGCAATGGTCTTCCTAGGCACCTACCATCGGCGCCTTTTGGAGCCTGACACAGTGAAGACGATGCTGACACCTCTTTTTAAGTGCTCCAGTGAATACTTTGCCAACAAGACCGGCACACCCTGGGAGATCAATGAGCAGCTGGGCTATGATATTATCAGGAAGGATGGCGACCTCGATGGCTACTCAGCCACCTTCTCCCTTGTCCCCAAGCTCCGCTTAAGCTTCATAGTGCTAATGGCAGGGCCTAGGCCCCAAGGAGGAGATATTGTGACTCAGACATATGAGTACCTCatccctgccatggagacagcgTTCCGGGAGGCAGAGAAGAGCGTGAGCCCTCCCCCAAATCCCACCCCTTATGTTGGCTATTACACTTATTCCAACCTGACCTTCTACGAGATTAAAGTTGGGCCCACTGGGGCTCTGGTCATGCAACAGTTTGGACCCCATATTGAAGAGCTGATCCCTGAAAACTACCGGACAATCAAGCTCCACCACCTGGAAGACCGAGTCTTCCAGGTGGTTTTTGACAAGGAGTTCCCATGCATTCTGCGGCTGGGCTCTGCCTCAGTCTCACTGGAGACCCAGGATGGGCAGCTCTTTAATTTCTATCCTTTTGACCGCAAGGGTTTATCTCCCGGCTTTGACGCCCCAGGACTGAACACATACAATGTGGTGCGCATACATCGCAAGCCCGTGTTCTACAGCTAA